The Zerene cesonia ecotype Mississippi chromosome 9, Zerene_cesonia_1.1, whole genome shotgun sequence DNA window CTATTAAAGTGGCAAATTATGAATATGACAAAactaagataatttatttttggaacCATGTCACATGATGACAtcgagaaatataaaaaaaaatgttaaaaaagtgGTCTAGAAATGATGACTCAGAAGTTTTCAAAGGTAAAATATATCGTAATGTGTCAATTATCTAGTCGATTATGAAaactctttaataaaatttgtatataacgAATTAACtaacttgaataaaaatatcaggggaaagctttttttatgagtttatcttattaatcaAATGAGAATGCggaggattaaataatttccttactcACTGGTTAAGGGAAGTGAGGCAACTCAGTTGAGTTTATCATTGAAGCgtgtatttgataattttaattatatttatcgacaataatattataaagaggaagcttttgtatttttgtatgtttgtaaagtttttacgcaaaaacggctggaccgatgtcaaaaattctttcaccattgaaaagctgcaacttcactcaGTGACATAGGCTAAATATGTTCCACGGGTGAAGTAAACAGGGGCAAACagctagtgtaatataaaatgcacTCACTTGTCGCGAGGGCTGCATCGCCCCGATCAGTTGGTGTCAGGCCCATTGCTGGCCGAGCGCACGCCTCATCACTGCAACCAAGTAATTACCTTTAGCCTATCTTTAGTCTAAGAATAAATCTTTCAAAAACTcctaagtaaataattttttaataataccgGACTATTCAAATGTTTTGCAAACGCTATATGTAGGAGTAAAAGCaatgagtaatttttttactcaacaagattttatttcattttgattttCTGTTATGATGCCTAAAATTAATATCGCATTAGGCATAAACTTGATGACTAGAAAATGGTCCAATAATGAAACAGTCCAATCAATTTAATTGAGAATAAAGTTGGTTTGGTACGTGTTGTTGTTGgttcatcaataaataaaacaaaaaaacaattgcaTTTTCGCTATCTAGAGGCTCCACCTTATCCTGAAGCCACATTCACACTTCAGAAATAGCTGGACAATCCACCTCGATCTCACCTCAGCAGCCGGTCCCTATAGCAGACGACGGTCCTCCTCTCGTCGCTGACTCCGATCGAGAAGGTCGCGAGCTCGGGCCGGCCGAGCTGCTCCACGCAGCGGTGGATCAGGAACCGACGGTAGTTGCTCACGGGCGGGAATACTAGCACGCTGTCATAttgaaatatagataataaaatagaatcgTTTAGttagcaaatatataatactaatcaACTGTTTAATGTACatcaaagaaaaacaaaagaaaacggCCAAATTGGattttcatatacataaactgtgtgtgtaatatataagtaGTTGTGGCTGAGTGGTTAGGACCTAGGACTTGGAATCTGTTAAtcggttcgagaccaggcgagagATAAATTCATTCTACAattcaccactgctcgaaacggtaaaggaaaacatcgtgaggaaaccgacatgtccgaggattaaaagttcgacgacatgtgacatctgccaacccgtagTTACTTCAGTGAGGGAATATTATGggccgatgatgatgatacataAACTGCTAAAGTATATAACAATTCAAATAGTTGTTCCTGACATCATCACGTTCCACTAAACAAAAACTCTTCACGTATAATTTCAGTATAGACAAAACGATCGTCAAACGGCACCGTCTTTTAAtgagtattatatatcattaatcATTGTCAGATGTGAggaaacgaaaaataaataaaaggcaatttgaaatatgtaagcatagtaaattatttacctaGCGCATGTTAGGGGCGTTCCTTTTATTGTAGGTCGGTATATgatacgatatttttataaatataattaacagaaACATTTCATCCGAGGATATTGTGTTAAGACAACAAgctaataagaatataaatttaacagctttttaagaataaagaataaagtaCCTACATTTATTAACTTTCGGTGAAAAACTAGACGCAAAAATTGTTCGAATCGAAACTCTGCTTACGGGTGTTATTAGACAGAGTTTTCAATTGAGCAACGCAATAGACTTTGAACATTACTGCCACGATATAAGGTGTTAATTTCACTGAATGTTATATGTAAAGCCGTTCGGATATTTTTTGACGACCTTTTAATAGACGATTACACTGTCGGTCAttgtcttataaaaatactctGCTACAACATATAAGATCGACAAGGTAACATTTACCACTACAATAGTGATCccttcttaaattttttatgcgaAAATAACTCTGTCTATCTGGCTCTCTTAGTCTTCTAAACCACTAAATCGATTAGGACAGTATTTTGTAAAGAATTTGTTTAAGACCGATACCGGGCGAAGCCGCTGGCGATATGTAGGTAAATGAAACCTTTATCTaactaaattgtattaaatacatttgaacttttgtatttaatagaaaatttacacaaaatttctttaacacaacatcaatttttttaattaaatcatttacaaaatgaataaacacGATTATAACACATATTAACATCTGAAACTCAACCGTTACGCTAATTATACTGAAAGTATGacccaatttaaaaataaaacgttcaTTGCATGTTTATGAATTACTGGCTGCGATATTACCACATTCCTCGTAATATTAAagcatagaaaataataaatcattaatactCTCATAATAAGATAAGGAAAATATCTAAGACCGTCAAATTTCCTTTACGAAAATTACACTTTCATTTTAGATATTGCATGATGTAATTacactaaatatattaaaacattaaatcacACAgtgtaacaatttaattgtccttatatagtatgtataagtttatatcattaataatatcctaccctactatcctactaatattataaatgcgaaagtttgtaaggatgtgtgtgtgtttgttgctctttcacgcaaaaacttctaaactgattgcaatgaaatttggtatgtagacaactggacaactggaataacatagaggcaactttttatcccgatattcctacgggatactgacttacgggggtgaaaccgcgaggcgcagctaatTTAGTCTAGCATTCAATAATAGCAGAAAAAGGTGGTACTTAACCTAGCCTATCATTCCCTATCATCGATTTATTCAAATCAGCTCAGTGGTTTCTGGACTAAGCATGACTTACtcctcagctttatattacaaGTATAGACTACAGAGGACAAATCACAATTCGTATTTATGATCACACCAGAcgtgtttcattttaacacGCTCTGATAGACAAGCAACCTACTGTATCCATCACGTAATATCGTAATCTGTACAACATTCTAACTTAAAATGCATAGTTATACTAGCTAAGTTTGCTGGTGCACTTATCTTACCACCTGGTACAGGAATGATATGTTAAGGTAATGGTgtgtcaaattaaaaaattgcagACAATTCCAATCAAAACCCTTAAATGCATTTGTAAGAATGCAGATATATTAAATCCATCTGGCGAGTgataagtacatattattttattcgctTATTTTACCAGTGtcagttaaaattatgtattattttctaaaaggGACATGCTGTACATCATTCCAATTGGCTACTATTATATTCACGGCCAGCTAGGTCACAAATGTCTATATCTATTCACATtagaagttaaaataattaaaaaaacatatgtaaCGTTTGTTTGCTTATGGTGCACGGAGAATTGAATAAGATGTGTCTGCGTCATTTATGtccgtattatttatatacatattcataatttatattatttaatctttctaagttatataatgaatatcaataaataaataaaacaatatttatttatcagcaGTGTCAcataatcttttaataaattatattaccgATTAACTATATTACATGAAAACAGGATCTGTCATGCCCCCTCCATTTCATCAAAGGAATTTAacattggaataaaatattgcactGCATAAAATGTActctatgtcactctctagaCTATGATCTgtctacaaaaacaaaaatcatataacaAAATCAGATCAAAAGAAAGACAAGTAAACAAAcactcatttttataattaatttatattgaatcatGTAAATTGGATCACTGCtagatatttattagaaacaagattattatgtattaaaggGAATCATAATAATTGAGATTTCTAGATAAAATATGAGTTCATTCAAGTGTaaatttcttttcttattaatgtactttctatataaaataattattaatttatttactataatacGGACATattccaaatatatatattacaaataaataaattcacacgcttaaagttatttattatgagcAAAGGTACAGTGATTATTTAAACACTATcgcaaacatattttattccaataattCCACACCTTGGCTTTGTCGGTATCACGATTCGTTATTCGTATTCAAGGTGCCTTTACGTATACGCTTTCgagatacatattatatactcttTACGTCCTACGATCATCACTGGACAATAACCTTGAATGATTTCAACTATTTTCATGGATTaggatatatttattcatcaattAAATCGAGCATTTTACCGGTGATTATCATGCTTTCACGTGCATTATTAACAAGCaatgtttataatgaaaaatgtatactAATTGTAcctgtcaatttttttttcggcTAGAAAACATCTCAAGTCTTCGCTGACATCTTCAATAAAACTGTCGTCAGCTAGGTTCAAAAACCTTTCCACCGTTTTGGCACCCAGCTTGACGGCGATTGTATtatgctaataaaaaatactaacttCACATGCAACAATAATATTAGCCGTCCATTTTCGTATTGCAATCACAATAGTCACAAACACATGTAATTTGCAAAAATCTCACaacaaagattaaaaataaaaaacaacacagCGCACAGACTATAAATGGTTTAATTTTGCACagatatataaaagttaatgtCAAAGTCACACAGATTACCAATATCGATTATCTATTCGATTAAACTATCGAACAGTTATCGAGTGTAAAAGGTTTGCTTTGACTAGTGGTTTACTAAATAAAAGGATggattatttgttgtttaacAAGTTTTTCGTGGACTAGCACCTTGTAGAAACTGACTTTATACGAGATGTTTTATCCAATATGAACAgataataacatttcaattgcCCAGATGGCCTTACCGATAATTAATGTATCATAAATGTACACTATAATATCTGTCCGATTGTCTTTAATTCGAGTCCTGATTCACCTACTTGCACTGAACATTAGCGCAGTACCTCTGTTGGGTTAAGCCATTACAAAGAGATGgcagtaaataaaattggagtctgtaatattaaaatttatacacgatgcatataacaaaaaaaaaaactttttttatatctattccCTGTCTGAATGTATGTTTCGGCTAATCTAAAACGGCTAGACCGATTTTGACGGAACACTTGCAAAATTGGCTGATATAGTGAGGAATAACTTAGGCTACTTTTTTATTCCAACATTCCCATGGGAACGTTTTTACGGGTGTAGCCGCGGGGTGCAACTAGTACAATGAATAATGGCAGAGTACCTATATTTGTATTGGTAGAGCCATTACCAAAGCGAAAAGATGAGagcaaaatatcataaaaatgtagtatggtattttttaattatccgacatttttagtttctaaaaaaagaatttatataatatttatcgcaCTTGATATTATAacgctatttaaatttacttggAAAATTGAGACAAAtcgaagaaaaataaaacacattattgtattgaaataatatattttacataaattgtatttaataattaaataattttgttttgtttaatgaagaatttaactaaatataatgttaatatttatgtatctaaACACAGACTGATaactgaattataattaactaaaacaaaataacaaaagtaaaacaaattaatgaaaatgagGAAAAAGAACAAAGAAGATTATTTAAAgtgaataaaagaaaataaagttatctatctattagagtacaaaatattcttatatactAGAATAGAAGCATACGGTAAAAGTGATCTTATAATTTCACTGAAACCGTGAGCActatatttcataagaatgtattataaatatacagacaTTTATCTTCTGAATGGACATTGaactattattacattaaaaattaactaaaaattaagatcTATGTGACATTCCGCTAAATTAACTCAAAATTCCgctaaattaaacaaaaatcgcTCGCTATTTCGCTAATGctgtcaaattaatttaaaatttttatttcattcacaaGCGATGGTTattcagattaaaaaaaaaaaaatagggtcaaaaatatttctgtcATCACTAAgcagaattataaatacacaaacaaaattataagttttggtcaattatttttgtaaagtggtaattttaaacaaatatacaccTATTTAAAAGGAAACCTTAACCCGTAAAATTGTGAGTATACGCGTTCTTTCATAAATTGGCAGCCATGTCACTAACAACCAAATGttccaaataaattttataatacttgatACCTATAAGCAGAATCTTACAGCTGAGATTATATCTATATGATTAAAGATGAAGAATAATGAGTTATTTTCTCATTTACGAATCTTAGTAAAACATAGTTAGCCATTTCTTCTAATAAatcaaagttatataaaataatcatcaaatgACGACGCGTATGACAAGGGTTAACGGTGTCTGTCAAGTGTCAGTTGTAATTGACACTTGACACATACCCAGTTCAAAATATTACGCCTTCTTCTTGTTTATGGCCTTAccgattataattaatgttaaatcaTAAATGTACACTTTAATATCTGTCCAATTGTCTTTAATTCGAGTCCTGATTCACCCATTTACGCTGAACATCAGCGCAGTACCTCTGTTAAGTTAAGCCATTACAAAGAGATGGCAGTAGACACTACAGCAACGCATCAATCGTTTGAAGTTTACTCTTTACAAACGCGCCGTCAACTAATAATATgaacgtatattttatatgacaatTGAACCGTTACACATAATTGAATCGTTGTAATACAAATTCCTTTACGCTTACAAGAAATactgcattaaataatttcgtgATAACATAACTACCATCTGGTCCCATTATCACCTCAATAGAAAGCAACATAactttattcttaaataagttgttttttaatgtttttaaaaaattaatatggattcgaattttaatgcattattGTCATtctactaaatttaaaaacattacaaatataaatctacATGGATACAAGTTACATTTGTGGTTCTTGTACTCAAAAACCACTAAACTGAATCGGGTGATATTTGATATGCATAtagattatacatatttcaccTGGGACGGACAAAGCCGCATGACAGAACTAGTAATTCGAGCAATTATTCATCTTTAATcacaagaataataaattaaatgtcaatCTTGGGTCTATACTGCAGTCGTAGTGGGGGGTCCCGGAATCTCCATCGCGTCACATAAACGAATTTCAATGTATGATCCTTGCCTAGTAATTCGTCAttgcataaaatatcaatctaaaaataagaaaattgttcaattattattaatctaaactatgaaaaataacaacaacgTGTATTATCGCTTGAAGACATTTGGTGTAAAGGTTAATAAATTAGACTCTGAAGAGGTCTCAGACCTTGAATTACAAATGGGATCTCAAAGAGGCCTCGCCAGAGGGTCGTATTCACCctcttttaatagatatattctatatagatataaaacattcTCGATTTCTTTTTGAAtacgattaaataataaattcatataaaaattagtcCAGCCGTTTAGAAGGAGTTCAGTGAGAAACATATGCAcagaataaatatgtaaagactatatatatatccacCCGCTGCTTCACTCGGCAGTCTgcgcaaattaataaaaataataattaaaatattccacattaaaatcgtttcataaaatcgctccattGTGACTTGAAAGAAAGGCAAACACACAAAcgcactttttttatttataatattaaaaggattACCAGAGGGGGTTGTAATACCCCATCAAAGAACGATGATGAAGTGGGGGGGGGAGTTTCAAATCCCGCCATCCCACTTCCCCTgaactattaaactattaattttttttttttttattcaatattcgaAATTCCCTTCGTTATACTCACTTCTCTATATTTCTCTATTCCATTCAACACTTTCTTAGCTACGAACTTCTTGAGGTGCGTGATGGTAGCCTGGGCTGAGCACCTTATGAAACTACGCTTCAGCGTTCTAAGCGACGTCGATATGCATTCCAAGCACACATTCAcctgtaacattttatttattcttatgtatctatactatatagtgtATATACATTCGCTCACAAAGCAAGGAGAACAAAACGATATTATGTTCTAAGCATATTTAGGcgataaatatagtaaaagcAGCAAGGtgataattcataataattatataattaaaagcaaactttaaaaaaaaatcatgtccaaacaaaagtataatatattagctcTCTGCCCAAATCACATATctcatcaaatttataatttataatttacggACTGATCCAAAAACGCATCATAATGGATCATCCTATTGGAATGAGATGCAACAAAAAGCAGCCCACCtttctccagacacaaaaatcatatcagcAAACCGCTCTGTAGCAATGTGAAAGcaggacaaacaaacaaactttggCGTTAAAAAACGGATGTTATctatgttctttttttaagaaaGAGACAAAGAAAGGACAGACGAGAGCACTAAACTTCACTTATATTTACCAAATCACCTATTACCAGACACAGTTTAAACAAGACAATATATAACtaagtctttttttttttgctcatTTATAGATGGaattgaatgctataaaactacaatataTACCTGTTCATCCTTCCTATGACAGTCGCTATTGTCCTGTTGCTCTGGCTCGTCCCCAGCGCCGGGTTTATCTGCGGCGAGCGCAGCATCCTTTGGACACGGTAACCCGCGGGCGCGATAGAAATCGCGCTCACGCTTTATTTCATCTGCAATATTGCGATCGCTTTGTAGTAAATGTCTTTCCACTAAATGGGAATGTTTGGTTATGTGCAGATGTTGCAGTTGATACCTGCTTTTCGTTAGAAAGTGTTTTCCCTAGTTAGGATAAGT harbors:
- the LOC119829076 gene encoding polycomb group RING finger protein 3, with protein sequence MTMERRIKLKTLNSHITCKICRGYFIDATTVTECLHTFCKSCLVKHLEENNTCPTCNIVIHQSHPLQYISFDRTMQDIVYKLVPDLQDNEIKRERDFYRARGLPCPKDAALAADKPGAGDEPEQQDNSDCHRKDEQVNVCLECISTSLRTLKRSFIRCSAQATITHLKKFVAKKVLNGIEKYREIDILCNDELLGKDHTLKFVYVTRWRFRDPPLRLQYRPKIDI